The following are from one region of the Halobellus limi genome:
- a CDS encoding MBL fold metallo-hydrolase — MNPEDLPTPGAEVDSVSPEALKEQIDAGEDVTLLDTRMQSDYEEWHIDGDNVTSINLPYFHFLEDDIDDDVLEQVPADREVTVLCAKGGASEFVAGALKARGYDVDHLENGMNGWAEIYERYEVTDYDGTGTLYQYQRPSSGCLGYLLVDGGEAAVVDPLRAFTDRYLDDAAELDAELTYAFDTHIHADHISGVRNLDAEGVEGVIPAAAVDRGVTYADELTTAEDGDTFSVGDATVETVATPGHTTGMTSYLLDESLLATGDGLFVESVARPDLEEGDEGAPDAARMLYESLQERVLSLPEETLVGGAHFSDAAEPAEDGTYTAPIGELKADMDALTMEEEEFVELILSDMPPRPANYEEIIATNLGQNAVDDEEAFTLELGPNNCAASQESLAGD, encoded by the coding sequence ATGAATCCCGAAGACCTGCCGACGCCCGGGGCGGAGGTCGACTCCGTCTCCCCCGAAGCGCTGAAGGAGCAGATCGACGCCGGCGAGGACGTCACCCTCCTCGACACCCGGATGCAGTCCGATTACGAGGAGTGGCACATCGACGGCGACAACGTCACCTCGATCAACCTCCCGTACTTCCACTTCCTCGAAGACGACATCGACGACGACGTCCTCGAGCAAGTGCCCGCCGACCGCGAGGTCACCGTCCTCTGTGCGAAGGGCGGCGCCAGCGAGTTCGTCGCCGGCGCCCTCAAAGCCCGCGGCTACGACGTCGACCACCTCGAAAACGGCATGAACGGCTGGGCCGAGATCTACGAGCGCTACGAGGTCACCGATTACGACGGTACCGGCACGCTCTATCAGTACCAGCGGCCCTCCTCGGGCTGTCTCGGCTACCTGCTCGTCGACGGCGGCGAGGCCGCCGTCGTCGACCCCCTGCGAGCGTTCACCGACCGCTACCTCGACGACGCTGCCGAGTTAGACGCCGAACTCACCTACGCGTTCGACACCCACATCCACGCCGACCACATCTCCGGCGTGCGCAATCTCGACGCCGAAGGCGTCGAGGGCGTCATCCCCGCCGCGGCCGTCGACCGCGGCGTCACCTACGCCGACGAACTCACGACCGCCGAAGACGGCGACACGTTCAGTGTCGGCGACGCGACCGTCGAGACCGTGGCCACGCCCGGACACACGACGGGCATGACGTCGTACCTGCTGGACGAGAGCCTGCTGGCGACGGGCGACGGCCTGTTCGTCGAGAGCGTCGCCCGGCCGGACCTCGAAGAGGGCGACGAGGGCGCCCCCGACGCCGCGCGGATGCTCTACGAGTCCCTCCAGGAGCGCGTGCTCTCACTGCCCGAGGAGACGCTCGTCGGCGGCGCACACTTCAGCGACGCGGCGGAACCCGCCGAAGACGGGACGTACACGGCGCCGATCGGGGAGCTGAAAGCGGACATGGACGCACTGACGATGGAGGAAGAGGAGTTCGTGGAGTTGATCCTCTCGGACATGCCGCCGCGACCGGCGAACTACGAGGAGATCATCGCGACGAACCTCGGACAGAACGCCGTCGACGACGAGGAGGCGTTCACCCTCGAACTCGGCCCGAACAACTGCGCCGCCAGCCAGGAGTCTCTCGCCGGTGACTGA
- a CDS encoding M55 family metallopeptidase, with protein MTAPTVFICADIEGVSGFVDWAQEDEETERVRRAMTEDVNAAIEGVLSERDADVIVNDSHGGKRNIVIEELHPDAKLVRGGPRPYGMISGVDEDTDVGFQIGAHTRPGFGGVLEHTFSSSSMADVTLDGDPVGEVELNAMGMAAFGTPTALVTGDDRLREELASVLPETEYVVTKEARSMRAATCYHPERVREEIAAAAASAVSEPIGEYPLELDTDGAIAATVRYHQADTAEKAALWPGIERETSRTIRYESDDPLEVYSFLRAASKV; from the coding sequence ATGACAGCGCCGACCGTATTCATCTGTGCCGACATCGAGGGCGTCTCGGGATTCGTCGACTGGGCTCAGGAGGACGAGGAGACAGAGCGCGTCCGCCGCGCGATGACCGAGGACGTCAACGCCGCGATCGAGGGCGTGCTGAGCGAACGCGACGCCGACGTGATCGTCAACGACTCCCACGGCGGCAAGCGGAACATCGTCATCGAGGAACTGCACCCCGACGCGAAACTGGTCCGCGGGGGACCGCGCCCGTACGGGATGATCTCCGGCGTCGACGAGGACACCGACGTCGGCTTCCAGATCGGCGCGCACACCCGCCCGGGGTTCGGTGGCGTGCTCGAACACACGTTCTCCTCCTCTTCGATGGCCGACGTCACGCTCGACGGCGACCCCGTCGGCGAGGTCGAACTCAACGCGATGGGGATGGCGGCCTTCGGGACGCCGACCGCGCTGGTGACGGGCGACGACCGCCTCCGTGAGGAACTCGCTTCCGTCCTGCCGGAGACGGAGTACGTCGTCACCAAGGAGGCCCGGAGCATGCGAGCGGCGACCTGTTATCACCCCGAACGGGTGAGAGAGGAGATCGCGGCGGCCGCGGCGAGCGCGGTCTCGGAACCGATCGGTGAGTACCCGCTGGAACTGGACACCGACGGCGCGATCGCGGCGACGGTCCGGTACCACCAAGCGGACACCGCGGAGAAGGCGGCGCTGTGGCCGGGGATCGAACGCGAGACGAGTCGAACGATCCGATACGAGAGCGACGATCCGCTGGAAGTGTACTCGTTCCTGCGCGCCGCGAGCAAGGTGTGA
- a CDS encoding inorganic phosphate transporter, with translation MDTTVIALFVVASLASLFMAWVVGAGSSGATPFAPAVGANAISTMRAAFIVGIFGFLGAVLQGANVSEAVGRGLVEGVSLPATGVILVLLIGAGLMAIGIYTGYPIATAFTVTGSVVGVGLALGGAPAWAKYQQIGLVWVATPFVGGGIAYLIASVLPRADVPERFSVPVLAGLVGAVVTTLDFPKLGADGGPGSVSGAAARWVSFEPAVAASGTTLFVGLLVAALVHWDVARDREGGLRRVLLALGSLVAFSAGGSQVGLAVGPLLPLADQIDAVSTFAVLFGGGLGILVGSWTGAPRMIKSLSQDYSSLGPRRSIATLVPSFLIAQTAVLLGVPVSFNEVIVSGIVGSGAAVGGSDVVDTRKILLTVGAWIGSLLLAFAVAYVTATALM, from the coding sequence ATGGATACCACAGTCATCGCGTTGTTCGTCGTCGCCAGCCTCGCGAGCCTGTTCATGGCGTGGGTCGTCGGCGCGGGTTCGAGCGGGGCGACCCCGTTCGCACCCGCAGTCGGCGCCAACGCCATCTCGACGATGCGCGCCGCGTTCATCGTCGGAATCTTCGGCTTCCTCGGCGCCGTCCTGCAGGGGGCGAACGTCTCGGAGGCCGTCGGGCGGGGGCTCGTCGAGGGCGTCTCGCTCCCCGCGACGGGAGTGATTTTGGTCCTGCTCATCGGCGCCGGCCTGATGGCGATCGGAATCTACACGGGCTATCCGATCGCGACGGCGTTCACCGTCACCGGGTCCGTCGTCGGCGTGGGTCTCGCGCTCGGTGGCGCGCCCGCGTGGGCGAAGTACCAACAGATCGGCCTCGTGTGGGTCGCGACGCCGTTCGTGGGCGGGGGGATCGCTTATCTCATCGCCAGCGTGCTCCCGCGCGCGGACGTCCCTGAGCGCTTCAGCGTCCCCGTACTCGCCGGACTCGTCGGAGCGGTAGTCACGACCCTCGACTTCCCGAAGCTCGGAGCCGACGGCGGCCCCGGCTCCGTCTCGGGCGCCGCGGCGCGCTGGGTGTCGTTCGAACCGGCCGTCGCGGCGAGCGGGACGACGCTCTTCGTCGGGCTCCTCGTCGCGGCCCTGGTCCACTGGGACGTCGCTCGCGACCGCGAGGGGGGACTCCGGCGGGTACTGCTCGCGCTCGGGTCGCTCGTCGCGTTTTCGGCCGGTGGGAGCCAGGTCGGACTGGCCGTGGGACCGTTGCTCCCGTTGGCGGACCAGATCGACGCCGTCTCGACGTTCGCCGTGCTGTTCGGCGGCGGGCTGGGGATCCTCGTCGGCTCCTGGACCGGTGCACCGCGGATGATCAAATCGCTCTCGCAGGACTACTCGTCGCTCGGGCCGCGTCGCTCGATCGCGACCCTGGTGCCGTCGTTCCTGATCGCACAGACGGCGGTGTTGCTCGGCGTGCCCGTCTCGTTCAACGAGGTGATCGTCAGCGGGATCGTCGGAAGCGGTGCGGCCGTCGGCGGGAGCGACGTCGTCGACACACGGAAGATTCTCCTCACCGTGGGCGCGTGGATCGGCTCGCTCCTCCTCGCGTTCGCCGTGGCGTACGTCACGGCGACGGCGCTGATGTGA
- a CDS encoding metal ABC transporter substrate-binding protein: MNETVQAGTRRNLSRRRAILAGASAVATAVAGCAGSATGGSGGTATAAGEESGSDHPVVVASFFSFYDFARIVAADTPIEVRNLVPTGLHGHGWEPNARITQEIVDADAFVHVGADFQPWADRAIATLEADGVDTELINAREGIELVDLAASLDPEEEGIGENRGKDPHFWLDPQRAKQSVDNIADGLVALAPDHEETLRDNAASYKREVLDRIDADYRDIFESAERDVVQLAAHNAFQYVGVAYDVEMRPLVTNLAASDDIKPSDITEAKETIDEYGIEYVGAAVFETRRPAQQLVRETAVKAYFPVTPYAGVREEWVEEDWGYEEIAYNINMPTFEVVLGNERPEDAGPEGWAAEWRNFE, translated from the coding sequence ATGAACGAAACGGTGCAGGCAGGGACTCGTCGAAACCTCTCTCGGCGACGGGCGATACTCGCGGGAGCGAGCGCCGTCGCCACCGCAGTCGCCGGGTGTGCGGGAAGCGCGACCGGCGGTTCGGGCGGGACCGCGACGGCGGCAGGGGAAGAGAGCGGGTCGGATCACCCGGTCGTCGTCGCGTCGTTCTTCAGTTTCTACGACTTCGCCCGGATCGTCGCCGCGGACACCCCGATCGAGGTGCGCAACCTCGTGCCGACCGGCCTCCACGGCCACGGCTGGGAACCGAACGCCAGGATCACCCAGGAGATCGTCGACGCGGACGCCTTCGTGCACGTCGGGGCGGACTTCCAGCCGTGGGCGGACCGGGCGATCGCGACGCTCGAAGCCGACGGCGTCGACACCGAACTGATCAACGCGCGCGAGGGCATCGAACTGGTCGACCTGGCCGCGAGCCTCGATCCCGAGGAGGAGGGAATCGGCGAGAACCGCGGGAAGGATCCCCACTTCTGGCTCGATCCCCAGCGGGCCAAGCAGTCCGTCGACAACATCGCGGACGGGCTCGTCGCCCTCGCACCCGACCACGAGGAGACGCTCCGGGACAACGCGGCGTCGTACAAGCGGGAGGTCCTAGACCGGATCGACGCCGACTACCGCGACATCTTCGAGTCCGCCGAGCGCGACGTCGTCCAGTTGGCCGCCCACAACGCGTTTCAGTACGTCGGCGTCGCCTACGACGTCGAGATGCGGCCGCTCGTCACGAACCTGGCCGCCAGCGACGACATCAAGCCGTCCGACATCACCGAGGCGAAGGAGACGATCGACGAGTACGGGATCGAGTACGTCGGCGCGGCGGTCTTCGAGACCCGTCGACCGGCGCAGCAGTTGGTCAGAGAGACCGCCGTGAAGGCGTACTTCCCTGTCACGCCCTACGCGGGCGTCCGCGAGGAGTGGGTCGAGGAGGACTGGGGCTACGAGGAGATCGCCTACAACATCAACATGCCCACGTTCGAGGTCGTACTCGGGAACGAGCGCCCCGAGGACGCGGGCCCCGAGGGCTGGGCGGCGGAGTGGAGGAACTTCGAATGA
- a CDS encoding sulfite exporter TauE/SafE family protein, which produces MMEVMGVGIGILALFVGFGLLIGILFGFFGMGGSFLVTPALLVMGYPSRVAVGSGLAFVFGTSVIATLKHRDMGQVDYKLGVLMIAGTTAGLEVGKEIVLHLESLGLAGSIISVTYVVLLGGIGLFVTYEAVKGDGGGGVEHEADADAEIDADDIPDIAKKIQSYNVPPMIKLRGGIRVSLWMILGVAFATGLLSGFLGVGGGFIRMPALFYLIGVPVPIAVGTDLFEIVFSGGIGSFIYAMDGGVDLSIVLPLLAGSALGARLGSAATSIVDESEIKVYFGLMLLGGSVAVAVREVGSYLDMPILDTVSLVLILGSALLVSGMVVYSSLVELRSDSARQSPTAD; this is translated from the coding sequence ATGATGGAGGTCATGGGAGTCGGGATCGGCATCCTGGCCCTGTTCGTCGGGTTCGGCCTCCTCATCGGCATCCTGTTCGGGTTCTTCGGGATGGGTGGTTCGTTCCTCGTCACGCCGGCGCTCTTGGTGATGGGGTACCCGTCCCGCGTCGCCGTCGGGAGCGGCCTGGCGTTCGTCTTCGGGACGTCCGTCATCGCGACGCTGAAACACCGCGATATGGGACAGGTGGACTACAAACTCGGCGTGCTGATGATCGCCGGAACCACGGCGGGCCTCGAGGTCGGGAAGGAGATCGTCCTGCACCTCGAAAGCCTCGGGCTCGCCGGGAGCATCATCAGCGTCACGTACGTGGTTCTGCTCGGCGGGATCGGCCTGTTCGTGACGTACGAGGCGGTGAAGGGCGACGGCGGAGGCGGCGTCGAGCACGAGGCCGACGCCGACGCCGAAATCGATGCCGACGACATCCCGGACATCGCGAAGAAGATCCAGTCGTACAACGTGCCGCCGATGATCAAACTCCGCGGCGGGATCCGCGTCTCGCTGTGGATGATCCTCGGCGTCGCGTTCGCGACCGGCCTCCTGTCGGGGTTCCTGGGCGTGGGCGGCGGGTTCATCCGGATGCCCGCGCTGTTCTACCTGATCGGCGTGCCCGTTCCGATCGCGGTCGGGACCGACCTGTTCGAGATCGTCTTCTCGGGCGGGATCGGGAGCTTCATTTACGCGATGGACGGCGGCGTCGACCTCTCGATCGTCCTGCCGCTCTTAGCCGGGAGCGCGCTCGGCGCCCGTCTCGGATCGGCGGCGACGAGCATCGTCGACGAGAGCGAGATCAAGGTCTACTTCGGGCTGATGCTCCTGGGCGGATCGGTCGCCGTCGCGGTGCGTGAGGTCGGCAGCTACCTGGATATGCCCATCCTCGATACGGTCAGTCTGGTGCTGATCCTCGGATCGGCACTGCTGGTCAGCGGGATGGTCGTCTACAGCAGCCTCGTCGAACTGCGGAGCGACTCCGCACGGCAGTCGCCGACCGCCGACTGA
- a CDS encoding metal ABC transporter ATP-binding protein, producing the protein MTATENGSPRRSGAESGPAKAEPTSESVEAEPGEPVAEFRDVEFGYAATPVLEDVSLRIDPGEYVAVVGPNGSGKSTLMKLLLGLLRPDRGEVRLFGEPAHGFDDGSRIGYVAQHASASKEMPITVREVVKMGRFPHVGFRRLSDDDWAVVDDALETVGMSAFADRRITQLSGGQRQRAFIARALAGEADLLVLDEPTVGVDAESVEAFYELLEALNDDGITVLLIEHDLSAVTDHAERVICLNREVYFDGAVGEFVAGDALARAFGTAATPPGEER; encoded by the coding sequence ATGACCGCCACGGAGAACGGGTCGCCGCGTCGGTCGGGTGCCGAATCCGGTCCTGCAAAGGCGGAGCCCACGTCCGAATCCGTGGAAGCCGAGCCGGGAGAGCCGGTCGCGGAGTTCCGCGACGTCGAGTTCGGATACGCGGCCACGCCGGTCCTCGAAGACGTCTCGCTCCGGATCGATCCGGGGGAGTACGTCGCCGTCGTCGGCCCGAACGGCTCGGGGAAGTCGACGTTGATGAAGCTGCTCCTCGGACTGCTCCGACCGGACAGGGGCGAAGTCCGGCTGTTCGGCGAGCCCGCACACGGTTTCGACGACGGCTCTCGGATCGGATACGTCGCCCAGCACGCGAGCGCGTCGAAGGAGATGCCGATCACCGTCCGCGAGGTGGTGAAGATGGGGCGGTTCCCGCACGTCGGGTTCCGTCGGCTCTCCGACGACGACTGGGCCGTCGTCGACGACGCGCTCGAAACGGTCGGGATGAGCGCGTTCGCCGACAGGCGCATCACGCAGCTCTCCGGCGGCCAGCGACAGCGCGCGTTCATCGCGCGGGCGCTGGCGGGCGAGGCCGACCTGCTCGTTCTCGACGAGCCGACCGTCGGAGTCGACGCCGAATCGGTCGAGGCGTTCTACGAACTGCTCGAAGCGTTGAACGACGACGGGATCACCGTCCTCCTCATCGAGCACGACCTGAGCGCCGTCACCGATCACGCCGAGCGCGTGATCTGTCTCAACCGGGAGGTCTACTTCGACGGGGCGGTCGGAGAGTTCGTCGCGGGGGACGCCCTCGCCAGGGCGTTCGGCACCGCGGCGACGCCGCCGGGTGAGGAACGATGA
- a CDS encoding DUF7512 family protein — protein MADIGAVLGASGAGTTQALSLVGAVLVEAILLYVGYGALTNALEPTVRRLIGVESSE, from the coding sequence ATGGCAGATATCGGAGCAGTGTTAGGAGCATCGGGAGCGGGAACGACGCAAGCGCTCAGTCTCGTCGGAGCCGTACTCGTGGAGGCGATACTCCTCTACGTCGGCTACGGCGCGCTCACGAACGCGCTCGAACCGACAGTCCGCCGGCTAATCGGGGTGGAATCCAGCGAATGA
- a CDS encoding metal ABC transporter permease, translating into MIDGLVVPLQTGVLETLLAPLYWVLEGWYWVMIQVYHLTGLELLSPDYRFMYRAILVGLCIGIVAPLIGTFLVHRQLALIGDALAHTAFAGVAVGLFLNAVIDLGVSPYLTAVVVAVIAALAIELISEVTDAYNDVSMAIVLSTGFALGSTLISINAGGLSVGIDQYLFGNLSTVSPTNAAILLALFVAIVATVALTRNQLLYVTFDETAAAVSGISVNWYNRILVMLTALVVVGAMQIMGVILVAAMLVVPVAGATQLSRSFTESIFVSVVLAELAVLLGIGIAFYGRATGGPVIVLVAVAVYVVAVVLGKIQTGLGTRATPELETIETDDAGAVGSRES; encoded by the coding sequence ATGATCGACGGGCTCGTCGTGCCGTTGCAGACGGGGGTTCTCGAAACCCTGCTCGCGCCGCTGTACTGGGTGCTCGAAGGCTGGTACTGGGTGATGATCCAGGTGTACCACCTGACCGGCCTCGAACTACTCAGCCCCGACTACAGGTTTATGTATCGGGCGATACTGGTCGGTCTCTGCATCGGGATCGTCGCCCCGCTCATCGGGACGTTCCTCGTGCACCGTCAACTCGCGCTCATCGGCGACGCGCTCGCGCACACCGCCTTCGCCGGCGTCGCCGTCGGACTGTTCCTCAACGCGGTTATCGACCTCGGCGTCTCGCCGTACCTGACCGCCGTCGTCGTCGCCGTGATCGCCGCGCTGGCGATCGAACTCATCTCCGAGGTGACCGACGCGTACAACGACGTGTCGATGGCGATCGTCCTCTCGACCGGCTTCGCGCTCGGGTCGACGCTCATCAGCATCAACGCCGGCGGGCTCTCGGTGGGGATCGACCAGTACCTGTTCGGGAACCTGTCGACGGTGTCGCCGACGAACGCGGCCATCCTTCTGGCGCTGTTCGTCGCCATCGTCGCGACGGTCGCCCTCACGCGAAACCAGCTCCTCTACGTGACCTTCGACGAGACGGCCGCCGCCGTCTCGGGGATCTCGGTGAACTGGTACAACCGGATCCTGGTGATGCTCACCGCCCTCGTCGTCGTCGGCGCGATGCAGATCATGGGCGTCATCCTCGTCGCTGCGATGCTCGTCGTTCCCGTCGCCGGGGCGACGCAGCTCTCGCGGAGTTTCACGGAATCGATATTCGTGTCCGTGGTCCTCGCCGAACTCGCGGTGCTCCTCGGGATCGGCATCGCCTTCTACGGGCGGGCGACCGGCGGACCCGTCATCGTCCTCGTCGCCGTCGCCGTCTACGTCGTCGCGGTCGTCCTCGGGAAGATCCAGACCGGCCTGGGCACGCGAGCGACGCCGGAACTCGAAACGATCGAGACGGACGACGCCGGAGCGGTCGGTTCACGCGAGTCGTGA
- a CDS encoding helix-turn-helix domain-containing protein codes for MPDSMSEQLKQDMECEGLLECFHGLKQLDKQCFQVLVRAGEPLTVDEVAEIVERERSTAYRSIQRLLQSGFIQKEQVNYEQGGYYHVYSPTDPEKISDSMQRMLNDWYAKMGQLIQEFEDKYERPDAELTVEG; via the coding sequence ATGCCAGATTCGATGTCCGAACAACTGAAGCAGGATATGGAGTGCGAGGGGCTACTGGAGTGCTTCCACGGCCTCAAGCAACTCGACAAGCAGTGCTTCCAGGTCCTGGTGCGGGCCGGAGAGCCGCTCACCGTCGACGAGGTCGCCGAGATCGTCGAACGGGAACGGTCGACGGCGTACCGTTCGATCCAGCGGCTGCTGCAGTCCGGATTCATCCAGAAAGAGCAGGTCAACTACGAGCAGGGCGGCTACTACCACGTCTACTCGCCGACGGACCCGGAGAAGATCTCCGACAGTATGCAACGGATGCTCAACGACTGGTACGCGAAGATGGGGCAGCTGATCCAAGAGTTCGAGGACAAATACGAGCGACCGGACGCAGAACTGACCGTCGAAGGCTGA